In Streptococcus dysgalactiae subsp. dysgalactiae, the following are encoded in one genomic region:
- a CDS encoding methionine ABC transporter permease: MTDILAKHGEAILNSFWETNLMLGLTLALCFMIAFPTGILLFSLKKSYLIRHPLAYQCLNLFLGTLRSVPFLIFIFILIPLNRLIFGTSFGTIAAILPLTLVSVSLYARYVEQALLNVPQVVIDRALSLGASKGQLIRYFLIPSIKMDLILSFTATAISVLGYSTVMGVIGAGGLGEYAYRFGYQEYDYPVMYLIVFLFIMYVFILQSLGYFLANRYAKK, translated from the coding sequence ATGACTGATATTTTAGCAAAACATGGTGAAGCCATTCTGAATTCATTTTGGGAGACCAATCTAATGCTAGGGCTTACCTTGGCTTTGTGTTTTATGATTGCTTTTCCCACAGGTATTTTACTCTTTTCGTTGAAAAAATCTTACCTAATCAGGCATCCTTTGGCCTATCAATGTTTAAACTTGTTCCTTGGAACCTTGCGTAGTGTGCCTTTTTTAATCTTTATTTTTATCTTGATTCCCCTTAATCGATTAATTTTTGGAACATCATTTGGAACGATAGCAGCTATTTTGCCGCTAACGCTTGTCTCAGTGAGTTTGTATGCGCGTTACGTTGAGCAGGCTTTGTTGAATGTTCCTCAGGTAGTCATCGATAGAGCTTTGAGTTTGGGTGCCAGTAAGGGACAGTTGATACGTTATTTTTTGATCCCATCCATTAAGATGGATTTGATTTTGTCCTTTACAGCAACGGCGATTAGTGTTCTAGGCTATTCAACGGTGATGGGGGTTATTGGCGCGGGAGGCTTAGGTGAATATGCCTATCGCTTTGGTTATCAGGAATATGATTATCCGGTCATGTATCTGATTGTTTTCTTATTTATTATGTACGTGTTTATCTTGCAAAGTTTAGGCTATTTTTTAGCCAATCGCTATGCAAAGAAATAG